In a genomic window of Allomeiothermus silvanus DSM 9946:
- the ilvC gene encoding ketol-acid reductoisomerase, which translates to MKIYYDSDADLGFIKDKTVAVLGFGSQGHAHALNLRDSGIRVVVGLRPGSRNEAKAKGAGLEVLPVGQAVKKADIVMILLPDETQGAVYRQEVEPNLKEGAALAFAHGFNIHFGQIKPRADLDVWMVAPKGPGHLVRSEYEKGSGVPSLVAVYQDASGSALPTALAYAKANGGTRAGTIQTTFKDETETDLFGEQTVLCGGLTQLIAAGFETLVEAGYPPEMAYFECLHEVKLIVDLIYESGFAGMRYSISNTAEYGDYTRGPMVINREETKARMREVLRQIQQGEFAREWMLENVVGQPTLNANRNYWKNHPIEVIGPKLRAMMPFLKSRFSKEEVAGD; encoded by the coding sequence GTGAAGATCTATTACGACTCAGACGCAGATTTGGGCTTTATCAAGGACAAGACCGTAGCGGTGTTGGGTTTTGGCTCGCAGGGCCACGCCCACGCCTTGAACCTGCGCGACTCCGGCATCCGGGTAGTGGTGGGCTTGCGCCCAGGCTCGAGGAACGAGGCCAAGGCCAAGGGGGCGGGGCTCGAGGTGTTGCCGGTCGGGCAGGCGGTCAAGAAAGCCGATATCGTGATGATTTTGCTGCCTGACGAGACTCAAGGCGCTGTCTACCGCCAGGAGGTCGAGCCGAACCTCAAGGAAGGGGCTGCGCTGGCCTTCGCCCACGGGTTCAACATCCACTTCGGGCAGATCAAGCCCAGGGCCGACCTGGACGTGTGGATGGTGGCCCCCAAAGGCCCTGGCCACCTGGTCCGGAGCGAGTACGAGAAGGGCTCGGGGGTGCCTAGCCTGGTGGCTGTCTACCAGGATGCCTCTGGCTCGGCCCTGCCCACCGCGCTGGCCTACGCCAAGGCCAACGGCGGCACCCGTGCGGGGACCATCCAGACCACCTTCAAAGACGAGACCGAGACCGACCTCTTTGGCGAGCAGACCGTGCTGTGCGGCGGGCTGACCCAGCTCATCGCGGCGGGTTTCGAGACCTTGGTGGAGGCCGGATACCCGCCCGAGATGGCCTATTTCGAGTGTCTGCACGAGGTAAAGCTGATCGTGGACCTGATCTACGAGTCGGGCTTCGCCGGGATGCGCTACTCCATCTCCAACACCGCCGAGTACGGCGACTACACCCGCGGCCCCATGGTGATCAACCGCGAGGAAACCAAGGCCCGCATGCGTGAGGTGCTGCGCCAGATCCAGCAGGGCGAGTTCGCCCGGGAGTGGATGCTGGAGAATGTGGTGGGCCAGCCCACCCTGAACGCCAACCGCAACTACTGGAAGAACCACCCCATCGAGGTTATCGGCCCCAAGTTGCGCGCGATGATGCCCTTCCTCAAGTCGCGCTTCTCCAAAGAAGAGGTAGCGGGGGACTAA